Proteins encoded together in one Schumannella luteola window:
- a CDS encoding DUF3499 family protein codes for MSDRTCSKVACTEQAVSTLTYVYADSMAVLGPLSTQHEPHSYDLCAKHAGRLSVPQGWSVIRHVPVGD; via the coding sequence ATGAGCGACCGCACCTGCAGCAAGGTCGCCTGCACCGAGCAGGCGGTCTCGACGCTCACCTACGTGTACGCCGACTCGATGGCCGTGCTCGGCCCGCTCAGCACCCAGCACGAGCCGCACAGCTACGACCTCTGCGCCAAGCACGCGGGCCGTCTCTCGGTGCCGCAGGGCTGGAGCGTCATCCGGCACGTCCCTGTGGGGGACTAG